The following proteins are encoded in a genomic region of Gadus macrocephalus chromosome 19, ASM3116895v1:
- the ufc1 gene encoding ubiquitin-fold modifier-conjugating enzyme 1, translated as MNYFLFSRYFVIIVRLHLEQKGFPMCDSKIPHNAVQGWKAEHFLLSFSPVPVRRHGARVHTSSFISPVVNDFSIKRKTNNRNDQMSDEATRRTVSDIPLLKTNSGPRDRELWVQRLREEYVSLIKYVENNKAADNDWFRLESNREGTRWFGKCWYVHELLRYEFDVEFDVPATYPATAPEVALPELEGKTAKMYRGGRICLTDHFKPLWARNVPRFGLAHLMALGLGPWLAVEIPDLVSRGLVTHKENQQAPSAS; from the coding sequence atgaattattttttattcagtcGCTATTTTGTAATAATTGTGAGATTACATCTAGAACAAAAAGGTTTCCCGATGTGCGACTCCAAAATCCCCCATAATGCAGTGCAAGGATGGAAGGCAGAACACTTCCTGTTGTCATTCTCTCCGGTTCCTGTGCGACGTCACGGTGCGAGAGTACACACGTCGTCTTTTATTTCTCCCGTTGTCAATGACTTCTCTATAAAACGGAAAACTAATAATAGAAACGATCAAATGTCGGACGAGGCGACGCGGCGCACGGTGTCGGACATCCCGCTGCTGAAGACCAACTCCGGCCCGCGGGACCGCGAGCTGTGGGTGCAGCGGCTCCGGGAGGAGTACGTGTCCCTCATCAAGTACGTTGAGAACAACAAGGCGGCGGACAACGACTGGTTTCGCCTCGAGTCCAACCGGGAAGGCACCCGCTGGTTCGGCAAGTGTTGGTACGTGCACGAGCTGCTTCGCTACGAGTTTGACGTGGAGTTTGACGTGCCCGCGACCTACCCTGCCACCGCGCCCGAGGTGGCGTTGCCGGAGCTGGAGGGCAAGACGGCCAAGATGTACCGTGGGGGCCGCATCTGCCTCACCGACCACTTTAAGCCGTTGTGGGCACGCAATGTGCCCCGCTTCGGCCTAGCCCACCTGATGGCGCTCGGCCTGGGCCCCTGGCTGGCTGTGGAGATCCCCGACCTGGTGTCCCGGGGCCTCGTCACTCACAAGGAGAACCAGCAGGCCCCCTCAGCCTCgtga
- the galt gene encoding galactose-1-phosphate uridylyltransferase isoform X2, protein MSGQDGVKFDPKEHQHQRYNPLTDRWVLVSAHRMTRPWAGQKESVSEQQVVRSDPQNPLCPGNTRANGQVNPDYESTFVFENDFPALQPDAPDPPQDGDSLFQSKAARGKCQVMCFHPWSDITLPLMRQDEVIKVIDKWAELVEELGATYPWVQIFENKGATMGCSNPHPHCQVWASSFLPNEAVVSDRSQKAYYQQHQQQLLLRYAEQEANRQERVVVQSSDWLAVVPYWATWPYQTMLLPRRRHILRLTDLTTEERRDLADVMRRLLTKYDNLFQVSFPYSMGWHGAPTGPHLSGGVDHWQLHAHYYPPLLRSASVRKFMVGYEMLAQEQRDLTPEQAAERLRNVPDEHYRNRKKSEEKE, encoded by the exons ATGAGCGGCCAGGACGGCGTCAAGTTTGATCCAAAAG AGCACCAGCACCAGCGTTACAACCCCCTGACGGATCgctgggtgctggtctccgctcACCGCATGACGAGGCCCTGGGCCGGCCAGAAGGAGAGCGTATCCGAGCAGCAAGTGGTCCGGAGCGATCCTCAAAACCCCCTCTGTCCCGGGAACACACGCGCCAACGgacag GTGAACCCAGACTATGAGAGCACATTTGTGTTTGAAAATGACTTCCCCGCCTTGCAGCCAGACGCACCTGACCCCCCCCAGG ATGGTGATTCGTTGTTCCAGTCTAAAGCAGCGAGGGGCAAGTG TCAGGTGATGTGTTTCCACCCCTGGTCTGATATCACCCTCCCCCTCATGAGACAGGATGAGGTCATCAAGGTGATCGACAAGTGGGCGGAACTTGTGGAGGAATTAGGCGCCACCTACCCCTGGGTTCAG ATCTTTGAGAATAAAGGAGCTACGATGGGATGTTCTAATCCCCACCCACACTGTCag GTGTGGGCCAGTAGCTTCCTGCCTAATGAGGCAGTGGTGTCGGACCGCAGTCAGAAAGCCTACTATCAACAACATCAGCAACAGCTGCTGCTACGCTACGCTGAACAGGAAGCTAACcgacag GAACGTGTGGTGGTTCAGtcgtctgattggctggctgtgGTTCCGTATTGGGCCACATGGCCGTACCAGACGATGCTGTTACCACGACGACGACACATTCTCAGACTCACTGACCTCACCACTGAAGAGAGAaggg ACCTGGCTGACGTCATGCGGCGGCTGCTCACCAAGTACGACAACCTGTTCCAGGTGTCCTTCCCCTACTCCATGGGCTGGCACG gtgctCCCACAGGTCCTCACCTGTCTGGAGGGGTGGACCACTGGCAGCTCCACGCCCACTACTACCCCCCCCTCCTGCGCTCCGCCTCCGTCAGGAAGTTCATGGTGGGATACGAGATGTTGGCCCAGGAGCAGAGGGACCTAACCCCTGAACAG
- the sigmar1 gene encoding sigma non-opioid intracellular receptor 1, whose protein sequence is MSLVTKICKLCVFLGFTILAVLLVKHWLATKQYVFTKEDVAKIATQYAGQDHEQAFAKIVVELRKRYPGHILPDEDLQWVFVNAGGWMGSMCLLHGSLTEYVLLFGTALDTGGHSGRYWAEISDTIISGTFHQWKEGTTKSQLYYPGDTLVHGVGEAAAVQWSSGTWMVEYGRGVIPSTLGFALADTMFSTLDPLTLLHTARIYCKALLLEATTTLEHYGFF, encoded by the exons ATGTCTTTAGTTACCAAAATATGTAAACTCTGTGTGTTCTTGGGGTTTACGATCCTGGCCGTGCTTTTAGTGAAACACTGGTTGGCCACCAAACAATACGTGTTTACTAAGGAAGACGTCGCTAAGATAGCCACACAGTATGCAG GGCAGGACCATGAACAAGCCTTTGCCAAGATCGTGGTGGAACTCAGGAAAAG ATATCCTGGTCACATCCTGCCAGACGAGGACCTCCAGTGGGTTTTTGTGAACGCTGGCGGGTGGATGGGCTCCATGTGTCTCCTCCACGGCTCCCTCACCGAGTACGTCCTGCTGTTCGGCACAGCCCTGGACACCGGAGGACACTCAG GTCGCTACTGGGCTGAGATCTCTGACACCATCATCTCTGGAACATTCCACCAGTGGAAGGAGGGGACCACCAAGAGTCAGCTATATTACCcag GTGACACCCTGGTGCACGGGGTGGgcgaggcggcggcggtgcaGTGGTCTTCAGGGACCTggatggtggagtatggccggGGCGTCATCCCCTCCACGCTGGGTTTCGCTCTGGCAGACACCATGTTCAGCACCCTGGACCCCCTCACCCTGCTGCACACTGCACGCATCTACTGCAAGGCCCTGCTGCTTGAGGCCACCACCACACTGGAGCACTACGGCTTTTTCTGA
- the galt gene encoding galactose-1-phosphate uridylyltransferase isoform X1: protein MSGQDGVKFDPKEHQHQRYNPLTDRWVLVSAHRMTRPWAGQKESVSEQQVVRSDPQNPLCPGNTRANGQVNPDYESTFVFENDFPALQPDAPDPPQGSDGDSLFQSKAARGKCQVMCFHPWSDITLPLMRQDEVIKVIDKWAELVEELGATYPWVQIFENKGATMGCSNPHPHCQVWASSFLPNEAVVSDRSQKAYYQQHQQQLLLRYAEQEANRQERVVVQSSDWLAVVPYWATWPYQTMLLPRRRHILRLTDLTTEERRDLADVMRRLLTKYDNLFQVSFPYSMGWHGAPTGPHLSGGVDHWQLHAHYYPPLLRSASVRKFMVGYEMLAQEQRDLTPEQAAERLRNVPDEHYRNRKKSEEKE, encoded by the exons ATGAGCGGCCAGGACGGCGTCAAGTTTGATCCAAAAG AGCACCAGCACCAGCGTTACAACCCCCTGACGGATCgctgggtgctggtctccgctcACCGCATGACGAGGCCCTGGGCCGGCCAGAAGGAGAGCGTATCCGAGCAGCAAGTGGTCCGGAGCGATCCTCAAAACCCCCTCTGTCCCGGGAACACACGCGCCAACGgacag GTGAACCCAGACTATGAGAGCACATTTGTGTTTGAAAATGACTTCCCCGCCTTGCAGCCAGACGCACCTGACCCCCCCCAGG GATCAGATGGTGATTCGTTGTTCCAGTCTAAAGCAGCGAGGGGCAAGTG TCAGGTGATGTGTTTCCACCCCTGGTCTGATATCACCCTCCCCCTCATGAGACAGGATGAGGTCATCAAGGTGATCGACAAGTGGGCGGAACTTGTGGAGGAATTAGGCGCCACCTACCCCTGGGTTCAG ATCTTTGAGAATAAAGGAGCTACGATGGGATGTTCTAATCCCCACCCACACTGTCag GTGTGGGCCAGTAGCTTCCTGCCTAATGAGGCAGTGGTGTCGGACCGCAGTCAGAAAGCCTACTATCAACAACATCAGCAACAGCTGCTGCTACGCTACGCTGAACAGGAAGCTAACcgacag GAACGTGTGGTGGTTCAGtcgtctgattggctggctgtgGTTCCGTATTGGGCCACATGGCCGTACCAGACGATGCTGTTACCACGACGACGACACATTCTCAGACTCACTGACCTCACCACTGAAGAGAGAaggg ACCTGGCTGACGTCATGCGGCGGCTGCTCACCAAGTACGACAACCTGTTCCAGGTGTCCTTCCCCTACTCCATGGGCTGGCACG gtgctCCCACAGGTCCTCACCTGTCTGGAGGGGTGGACCACTGGCAGCTCCACGCCCACTACTACCCCCCCCTCCTGCGCTCCGCCTCCGTCAGGAAGTTCATGGTGGGATACGAGATGTTGGCCCAGGAGCAGAGGGACCTAACCCCTGAACAG